In the genome of Hymenobacter cellulosivorans, one region contains:
- the hutI gene encoding imidazolonepropionase, with protein sequence MSYSLLIRNCGQLLTLAGGRPNRPLATGWLILPDAYVACRGPEIVAVGPMAELDESQVTTETQVLDARGRVVMPGLVECHTHLVFAGNRAHEFQRKLQGESYLDILASGGGILSTVRATRTASETELLANALRHLRDFRRYGVTTVEAKSGYGLDKETELRLVRVAQEAGRQQPVRVVSTFLGAHVVPPEYKGRPADYLDFLVREVLPELRGQATFVDIFCEEGAFSVEDSRRYLQQAQALGFWLKIHAEQLHDLGGCAMAASLGAVSVDHCDYLNLEDAARLGNGGEGQTIAVLLPLVPLFLRQEKYAPGRQFIDRGLPVAISTDFNPGSCPSKNLWLALSMACLKMGLTPLEAIAGVTINAAWALRLESEIGSIEVGKRADILVLDVPDYQEIPYWLGENPVREVIIGGVVCPADLE encoded by the coding sequence GTGTCGTACTCTCTGCTCATCCGCAACTGCGGCCAGCTGCTGACCCTGGCCGGGGGCCGGCCCAACCGTCCGTTGGCCACCGGCTGGCTTATTCTGCCCGACGCTTACGTAGCCTGCCGGGGCCCCGAAATAGTGGCGGTGGGCCCCATGGCGGAACTCGATGAAAGCCAGGTGACGACCGAAACTCAGGTGCTCGATGCCCGGGGCCGGGTCGTGATGCCGGGCCTGGTCGAATGCCACACCCACCTGGTGTTTGCCGGCAACCGTGCCCATGAGTTTCAGCGCAAGTTGCAGGGCGAGTCCTACCTTGATATTCTGGCCTCGGGCGGCGGGATTTTGAGTACGGTGCGCGCCACCCGAACCGCTTCCGAAACCGAGCTGCTTGCCAACGCCCTGCGCCACCTGCGCGACTTTCGGCGCTACGGCGTCACGACGGTGGAGGCCAAAAGCGGCTACGGCCTCGACAAGGAAACCGAGTTGCGCCTGGTGCGCGTGGCCCAGGAGGCCGGCCGGCAGCAGCCAGTGCGGGTAGTGTCCACGTTTCTGGGGGCCCACGTAGTGCCGCCCGAGTACAAAGGCCGCCCGGCCGACTACCTCGACTTTTTGGTGCGGGAAGTGCTGCCCGAGCTGCGGGGGCAGGCCACGTTCGTGGATATTTTCTGCGAGGAAGGGGCCTTTAGCGTGGAAGACTCCCGGCGCTACCTGCAGCAGGCGCAGGCTTTGGGCTTCTGGCTGAAAATTCATGCCGAGCAGCTCCACGACCTGGGCGGCTGCGCCATGGCCGCCAGCCTCGGGGCCGTAAGCGTGGACCATTGCGACTACCTCAACCTGGAGGATGCGGCCCGGCTGGGCAACGGCGGCGAAGGCCAAACCATTGCCGTACTCCTGCCCCTGGTGCCGCTTTTCCTGCGCCAGGAAAAGTACGCGCCCGGCCGGCAGTTTATCGACCGGGGCCTGCCCGTGGCCATCAGCACCGACTTCAACCCTGGTTCCTGCCCGAGCAAAAACCTGTGGCTGGCGCTGTCGATGGCCTGTCTGAAAATGGGCCTGACGCCGCTGGAAGCCATTGCCGGCGTTACCATCAATGCCGCCTGGGCCCTACGGCTAGAGTCCGAAATCGGCAGCATCGAAGTCGGGAAGCGGGCCGATATCCTGGTACTCGACGTGCCCGACTACCAGGAAATTCCCTACTGGCTGGGCGAAAACCCGGTGCGCGAAGTCATTATCGGCGGCGTGGTTTGCCCTGCCGATTTGGAGTAG
- a CDS encoding 2'-5' RNA ligase family protein, translating into MDTSPPLILTLALDEATAGFFNALRRQHFPPERNYLDAHLTLFHHLPGAEQPAIAAVLSEYVRRLAPLPLQVAGLQFLGQGVAYRVGSEAVEQLHRDLQQEWWPWLTPQDRQKRRPHVTIQNKVRPEVARSLHQQLSASFEPFAATGTGLQLWAYRNGPWEALQHFPFQA; encoded by the coding sequence ATGGATACGTCGCCCCCGCTCATTCTGACCCTGGCCCTAGACGAGGCAACGGCCGGTTTTTTCAACGCGTTGCGCCGCCAGCACTTTCCGCCCGAGCGCAACTACCTCGACGCCCACCTCACCTTGTTTCACCACCTGCCCGGCGCCGAGCAGCCGGCCATTGCCGCGGTGTTAAGCGAATATGTCCGGCGCCTGGCCCCACTGCCGCTGCAGGTAGCGGGCCTGCAGTTTCTGGGCCAGGGTGTGGCTTACCGCGTCGGGAGTGAGGCCGTGGAGCAGCTGCACCGCGACTTACAGCAGGAGTGGTGGCCTTGGCTTACGCCCCAGGACCGGCAGAAGCGGCGCCCCCACGTGACCATTCAAAACAAAGTGCGCCCGGAAGTGGCCCGCAGCCTGCACCAGCAGCTCAGTGCCTCCTTCGAGCCCTTTGCGGCCACTGGCACGGGGCTGCAGCTGTGGGCCTACCGCAACGGGCCGTGGGAGGCGCTGCAACACTTCCCGTTTCAGGCGTAG
- the pncA gene encoding bifunctional nicotinamidase/pyrazinamidase, which produces MKALLLIDIQPDFLPGGSLAVPEGDAVIPLANALQPHFDLVVATQDWHPATHKSFAANHAGHQPFEQIDLHGLPQVLWPVHCVQGTSGAELATAVDANRVEAIFRKGTDPEIDSYSGFFDNGHRKATGLADYLRGKGIRQVYVAGLAADYCVYFTAKDALQEGFETFLIEDATRPISAEGFAQAKADLQQLGGHIIQSRDLLGQG; this is translated from the coding sequence ATGAAAGCACTGTTGCTGATTGACATTCAACCCGATTTTTTGCCCGGCGGCTCGTTGGCCGTACCTGAAGGCGACGCGGTAATTCCGCTGGCTAACGCTTTGCAGCCCCATTTTGACCTAGTAGTCGCTACTCAGGATTGGCACCCAGCCACCCACAAAAGCTTTGCCGCCAACCACGCTGGCCACCAGCCGTTCGAGCAGATTGATCTGCACGGCCTGCCCCAGGTGCTCTGGCCGGTACATTGCGTGCAAGGTACGTCCGGTGCCGAGCTGGCTACAGCTGTGGACGCTAACCGCGTGGAGGCCATCTTCCGCAAAGGCACCGACCCGGAAATCGACAGTTACAGCGGCTTTTTCGACAACGGCCACCGCAAGGCCACGGGCCTAGCCGACTACCTGCGCGGCAAAGGCATCCGGCAGGTGTACGTGGCCGGGCTTGCTGCCGACTACTGTGTGTATTTCACGGCTAAGGATGCCCTGCAGGAAGGCTTCGAAACCTTCCTGATTGAGGATGCCACCCGCCCGATTTCGGCGGAGGGCTTTGCCCAGGCCAAGGCCGACCTGCAGCAGCTGGGCGGCCACATCATCCAGAGCCGGGACCTGCTCGGCCAGGGCTAA
- a CDS encoding outer membrane beta-barrel protein: MTEHESEQFYKDLQQKLHGYGSAPPETVWRGIREQVPARKRRFRPVLWLLLVGALLVGVTVGTQQWGHAVFGPGTAADPAPVASRSEQTGSEARSSAGNAAGQPNGAVATTEPRGNAADQLGNSGNAAGNDNITPADSNPAATTASASSGARNARTSAASKQLLLARIDTRGKRAVRIGAASHSDAARSSTQPGEEGSATAASASKAVSAATASTTAARNRSLRRNARNSAPLLAAAGARAAATRKASFSASRRAATELARTASASHSRTVATRSAISRTRVGRSAASRSAAATPTLLDAEAMGTRDLASTESVASIRRRRAQQAKISNEPLDLLVIRPEVAEAPEPEVKATRRRPARRPTRQEIRLRNWSAQLLLGSGLSYRALGGSATPLERLERPSMSFSGQATATYALSRQLAMSAGLGYSEYATSLNYRLRKGNSDSLGMQQKKFRDVYRFLTIPVQAQLTLAGNARWRYGVQFGGTVAFLTDAKTTEGSACNCQQVQWSSSTRTMPFNRTNLTLTGGAFASYQFAPGQWFTLRPQGDIFLNSVSTGTSGRAPRRPWNLGLQAGYSWDLDPRKH, from the coding sequence ATGACTGAACACGAATCAGAACAATTTTACAAAGACCTCCAGCAGAAGCTGCACGGCTACGGCAGCGCCCCGCCCGAAACGGTGTGGCGCGGAATCAGAGAGCAGGTGCCGGCCCGCAAGCGCCGCTTCCGCCCGGTGCTGTGGCTCTTGCTGGTCGGGGCGCTCCTGGTGGGCGTTACGGTGGGCACCCAACAGTGGGGCCACGCGGTTTTCGGTCCCGGCACTGCGGCCGACCCGGCCCCGGTAGCCAGCCGCAGTGAGCAAACCGGTAGCGAAGCCCGCTCCTCCGCTGGCAATGCCGCCGGCCAGCCCAACGGCGCAGTAGCCACAACGGAGCCCCGGGGTAACGCGGCCGACCAACTGGGCAACAGTGGCAACGCCGCCGGTAACGACAATATAACCCCAGCGGATTCGAATCCGGCAGCCACGACGGCCAGCGCCAGCAGCGGGGCCCGAAACGCACGGACTTCGGCAGCTTCGAAGCAGTTGCTTTTGGCCCGCATCGACACCCGCGGCAAACGCGCAGTCCGTATCGGAGCCGCTAGCCATTCAGATGCAGCCCGCTCCTCCACCCAGCCCGGTGAAGAAGGCTCCGCAACTGCGGCTTCGGCTTCGAAGGCCGTATCGGCGGCCACTGCCTCGACGACAGCCGCCCGCAACCGTAGTTTGCGGCGCAACGCCCGCAACTCGGCTCCGTTGCTGGCCGCTGCTGGAGCCCGCGCGGCAGCTACCCGCAAGGCTTCTTTTTCGGCCAGCCGCCGCGCTGCCACGGAGCTTGCCCGCACGGCCTCGGCCAGCCACAGCCGCACGGTGGCTACTCGCTCGGCCATTAGCCGGACGCGTGTTGGCCGCTCGGCCGCCAGCCGGTCAGCCGCCGCTACCCCCACCCTGCTGGACGCGGAAGCAATGGGCACCCGTGACCTGGCTAGTACCGAAAGCGTAGCTAGTATCCGTCGTCGACGGGCGCAACAAGCCAAAATCAGCAATGAGCCGCTGGATTTGCTGGTGATACGCCCCGAGGTAGCCGAAGCGCCGGAGCCGGAAGTGAAAGCCACCCGTCGTCGTCCGGCCCGGCGCCCGACACGCCAGGAAATCAGACTGCGCAACTGGAGTGCCCAGCTGCTGCTGGGCTCGGGTCTGAGCTACCGGGCCCTGGGCGGCTCGGCCACGCCGCTGGAACGCCTGGAGCGGCCCAGCATGAGCTTCAGCGGGCAGGCTACGGCTACCTATGCCCTGTCGCGGCAACTGGCCATGAGTGCGGGCCTGGGCTATTCTGAGTACGCCACTTCGCTAAACTACCGGCTGCGGAAAGGGAATTCCGACTCGCTGGGAATGCAGCAGAAGAAGTTCCGGGATGTGTACCGCTTCCTGACGATTCCGGTGCAGGCCCAGCTGACGCTGGCCGGCAATGCCCGCTGGCGCTACGGCGTGCAGTTCGGCGGCACGGTGGCCTTCCTGACCGATGCCAAAACCACGGAAGGCTCGGCCTGCAACTGCCAACAGGTACAATGGAGCAGCTCGACCCGAACCATGCCCTTCAATCGCACCAATCTGACGCTCACCGGCGGCGCTTTTGCCAGCTACCAGTTTGCCCCGGGGCAGTGGTTTACCCTCCGGCCCCAGGGTGATATTTTCCTCAACTCCGTGTCTACCGGCACCAGCGGCCGGGCGCCGCGCCGGCCCTGGAACCTGGGTTTGCAGGCCGGCTACAGCTGGGACCTGGACCCGCGCAAGCACTAA
- a CDS encoding spore photoproduct lyase family protein — MLETGAVIQLSDTLLTDQPIPVLQPRTHSAKLWLPKRVLFTPDALQEPFGQQMYERAQAHNLDIELLKSNRLTGLRGADVRETYRNAKNTLAVVCAPPGALKLQPTPPSADWQMNLAEGCPAHCQYCYLAGSLQGPPVVRAYANLPKLLEATASYEQAGRQTSFEVSCYTDVLGIEHLTGSLAECIRYYGTREGAQLRFVSKYDQVSSLLNLPHNGHTRARFSLNAEPIARRLEGGTASVEARLQALRQLALPREQGGGGYPVGVVLAPIMPIPEWREHYTALLDRLAATLDFPCDLTVEMISHRFTPGSKDVLLQWYPNTSLDLEEAGRAVKRNKFGGTKYVYQPEDMRTLKQFFFTEWQRRFPWAPIQYWT; from the coding sequence ATGCTCGAAACCGGCGCCGTTATCCAGCTTTCCGATACCCTGCTCACCGACCAGCCTATCCCGGTCCTGCAACCCCGCACGCACTCGGCTAAGCTGTGGCTGCCCAAGCGCGTGCTTTTCACCCCTGACGCCCTGCAGGAGCCTTTCGGCCAGCAGATGTATGAGCGGGCTCAGGCCCACAACCTCGATATCGAGCTGCTCAAAAGCAACCGCCTCACCGGCCTGCGCGGTGCCGACGTGCGCGAAACCTACCGCAACGCCAAAAACACTCTGGCCGTGGTGTGCGCCCCGCCCGGTGCCCTGAAGCTACAGCCCACTCCGCCCTCGGCCGACTGGCAGATGAACTTGGCCGAAGGCTGCCCCGCCCACTGCCAGTACTGCTACCTGGCCGGTAGCCTGCAGGGGCCGCCAGTGGTGCGGGCCTACGCCAACCTGCCCAAGTTGCTGGAAGCTACAGCCAGCTACGAGCAGGCCGGGCGGCAGACCTCCTTCGAGGTGAGCTGCTACACCGACGTGCTTGGCATCGAGCACCTGACGGGCAGCCTGGCCGAGTGCATCCGTTATTACGGCACCCGCGAAGGAGCCCAGTTGCGGTTTGTAAGCAAGTATGACCAGGTTAGCTCCCTGCTGAACTTGCCGCACAACGGCCACACCCGGGCCCGGTTTAGCCTGAATGCCGAGCCCATTGCGCGCCGCCTGGAAGGCGGGACGGCCTCGGTGGAAGCTCGGTTGCAAGCCTTGCGGCAGCTGGCTTTACCCCGGGAGCAGGGCGGGGGCGGCTACCCGGTTGGCGTGGTGCTGGCCCCTATTATGCCCATTCCCGAGTGGCGGGAGCACTACACCGCTTTGCTCGACCGGCTGGCCGCCACCCTCGACTTTCCCTGCGACCTGACCGTGGAAATGATTAGCCACCGCTTTACGCCCGGCTCCAAAGACGTGCTGCTGCAGTGGTACCCCAATACCAGCCTGGACCTGGAGGAAGCCGGCCGGGCCGTAAAGCGCAATAAGTTTGGGGGCACCAAGTACGTGTACCAGCCCGAGGATATGCGCACGCTCAAGCAGTTCTTCTTCACCGAGTGGCAGCGCCGCTTCCCCTGGGCTCCCATTCAGTACTGGACGTAA
- a CDS encoding DUF4440 domain-containing protein: MKNWLYLAFLFLAPLHLQAQQGSAGLISAERDFARAAVQTSTKQAFLANMADSAIMFANGRPELAKPSWQKRAEQPNAPKLIWGPAFASLSGSADLGYTTGPWLIEQPDGKRVAYGQFFTLWGRQTDGSWKFLLDVGVSHPQPAAPEPPANVVARPIAQTRLTKTSRIQLPGLDQELNAAIAARGPGSGYAAWLSPQARLLRKNTPPLTSPAAVAAQVAAELPRRFTPQGSHLARAHDLGYTYGTYLGVQNSTDQGGYLHVWQQEAGRWRLVAEVLTPTAPPKP, from the coding sequence ATGAAAAACTGGTTGTATCTCGCTTTTCTATTCCTCGCTCCCCTGCACCTGCAGGCTCAGCAAGGCTCCGCAGGCTTGATTAGCGCCGAGCGGGACTTTGCCCGGGCGGCCGTCCAAACCTCGACCAAGCAGGCTTTCCTGGCCAATATGGCCGATTCAGCCATTATGTTTGCCAACGGCCGGCCCGAGCTAGCCAAGCCCTCGTGGCAAAAACGTGCGGAGCAACCCAACGCGCCCAAGCTTATCTGGGGCCCGGCCTTTGCCAGCCTGTCTGGCTCCGCCGACCTGGGCTACACCACCGGACCCTGGCTGATTGAGCAGCCGGATGGTAAACGCGTGGCGTACGGGCAGTTTTTCACGCTTTGGGGCCGGCAAACCGATGGCAGCTGGAAGTTTCTGCTGGATGTGGGCGTGTCGCACCCGCAGCCGGCTGCGCCCGAGCCGCCCGCCAACGTCGTTGCCCGCCCCATTGCCCAAACCCGCCTGACCAAAACCTCCCGCATCCAGCTCCCAGGCCTCGACCAGGAGCTGAACGCGGCCATTGCAGCCCGGGGCCCCGGTTCGGGTTACGCGGCCTGGCTCAGCCCGCAGGCCCGACTGCTACGCAAAAATACGCCGCCCCTGACTTCGCCGGCCGCCGTGGCTGCCCAGGTGGCCGCCGAGCTGCCTCGGCGCTTCACGCCCCAGGGCAGCCACCTGGCCCGGGCCCACGACCTGGGTTACACCTACGGTACGTACCTTGGCGTCCAGAACTCCACCGACCAGGGCGGTTACCTGCACGTCTGGCAACAGGAAGCGGGCCGCTGGCGTTTAGTGGCCGAAGTTCTTACTCCTACTGCCCCACCCAAGCCGTAG
- a CDS encoding RNA polymerase sigma factor codes for MAESIDALVDGCRRGRPAAQRRLYERLGYQLMGVCLRYCPSRAEAEDALQLTFVKIFTRLDQFRNQGPFEAWARRIAVTTSLNLWQQHQQRGLHLDPEEAADVHHPDGTPFDQLSADDVLRQMNALPLGYRTVLNLYAIEGYTHAEIGELLGISEGTSKSQLSRARRLLEERLHQQAHTPLAS; via the coding sequence ATGGCCGAATCAATTGACGCCCTTGTAGACGGCTGCCGCCGGGGCCGGCCCGCGGCCCAACGACGCCTCTACGAACGGCTGGGCTATCAGCTCATGGGCGTGTGTTTGCGCTACTGCCCCTCGCGGGCCGAGGCCGAGGACGCGCTGCAGCTCACTTTCGTTAAGATATTTACCCGGCTCGACCAGTTTCGCAACCAGGGTCCCTTCGAGGCCTGGGCCCGGCGCATCGCCGTGACCACCTCGCTGAACCTGTGGCAGCAGCACCAGCAGCGCGGCCTGCACCTCGACCCCGAGGAAGCCGCCGACGTGCACCACCCCGACGGCACGCCCTTCGACCAGCTGTCGGCCGATGACGTGCTGCGGCAGATGAACGCCCTGCCCCTGGGCTACCGCACGGTTTTAAACCTCTACGCCATCGAAGGCTACACGCACGCCGAAATCGGTGAGCTGCTGGGCATTTCGGAAGGCACCAGCAAGTCGCAGCTCTCCCGGGCCCGCCGCTTGCTGGAAGAACGCCTGCACCAGCAGGCCCATACTCCCCTCGCATCATGA
- a CDS encoding TonB-dependent receptor: MQQFCFLFTAALLAGAAPAAAALSSRSSIASASSKHPINYLASEETVGGTVRGEDGEVLPGATVFIKGSFIGTSTNQLGQFHMKLALDKGPVTLVVSFVGYESKEITLAEADHELLIDLVPSPAAVSATVVSASRVEENILRTSVTIDKVTSRQIERLSTPEVLAGLGQLPGVDVNSASMLFTSVSTRGFNTAKSERVIQLVDYMDTALPSLNLSPGNLVGIPELDMESIELIHGPASALYGANALSGVVLFNSKDPFVYEGLSVRLRGGQRRLLDGQVRYAHKLGDKWALKLNASAFQANDWIADNRAAASFSTNAADSPLGYDAVSSYGELNFQYTPDPRQQMPGGTHPDLYGKTVYMPGFTEQELIGPDQKTKSYRVQGALSYLIKDDLQLTLEAKYATGTSTYQNISRFRIKDLGTNQYRAELKSAKGFIRAYSTEDFTGNSYEFTQLGALLLNSPAPVNTPYGSMSYAQLYFTTYNAAYKQAIQQPSVTPEQAQARARQAANATQLQASDPRFSELRRQIIANDVPGRGAQQNFNSFLNDISAQRSFQVSDFGTDLIVGGAYREYRLGSGGKLFSDTDGQRIRNYEFGAYSQLTQTVLHDHLKLALAGRVDYFQNFSPALSPRASVVYSFGPDQRHNFRGSYSAAYRSPSQLEQYGQSDVTTFIVLGNIGRGFQGYGFTDAAGRPYGTPGVPLSAFAITLPKLTLEHAQTVEIGYKGMILPKLYADVSYFRSLYTDFVGAKTFAGNVDGSRPTQQQLDEGLPTLSDRTKPTRFIFSWYNHDQQVRTQGATLGLAYHLHKAVSLSGNYSLNVLDRSNLPNDFQTFFNTPKHKFNLAATGTVVPNLTYSLNYRWAQGHRQELPFASGTVRDYSSTDAYLGYTLPKLSTTFQAGVSNLFDTNNIQIVGGPQIGRLGFLGVLVNVK; the protein is encoded by the coding sequence ATGCAACAGTTTTGTTTTCTCTTCACCGCGGCGCTGCTGGCCGGCGCGGCACCGGCTGCGGCGGCACTTTCGAGTAGGTCTAGTATTGCCAGTGCTTCTTCGAAACATCCAATTAATTACCTGGCATCCGAAGAAACCGTAGGAGGAACTGTGCGCGGCGAAGACGGGGAAGTACTGCCTGGGGCTACCGTTTTTATCAAAGGTTCGTTTATCGGTACCAGCACCAATCAGCTAGGGCAGTTTCACATGAAGCTGGCCCTCGACAAGGGGCCCGTGACGCTGGTTGTGTCTTTTGTAGGCTACGAATCAAAGGAAATTACCCTGGCCGAAGCCGACCATGAACTACTGATTGACCTGGTCCCGAGTCCGGCGGCGGTGAGTGCTACGGTGGTATCGGCCTCACGAGTAGAGGAAAACATCCTGCGCACGTCCGTGACCATCGATAAAGTTACGAGCCGGCAGATTGAGCGGCTCAGCACGCCGGAGGTGCTGGCCGGGCTGGGCCAGCTGCCCGGAGTAGACGTGAACTCGGCCTCGATGCTGTTTACCAGCGTCAGCACCCGCGGCTTCAACACGGCCAAGAGTGAACGTGTCATCCAGCTGGTGGACTACATGGACACGGCCCTGCCGAGCCTGAACCTGAGCCCGGGCAACCTGGTGGGCATACCCGAGCTGGACATGGAAAGCATCGAGCTCATCCACGGCCCGGCCTCGGCGTTGTACGGGGCCAATGCCTTGAGCGGGGTGGTCCTGTTCAACAGCAAGGACCCGTTTGTCTACGAGGGGCTGAGCGTGCGCCTGCGCGGCGGGCAGCGCCGCCTGCTCGACGGGCAAGTGCGCTACGCCCACAAGCTGGGCGACAAGTGGGCCCTGAAGCTCAACGCCAGTGCCTTCCAGGCCAACGACTGGATTGCCGACAACCGCGCGGCGGCCAGCTTCTCGACCAACGCGGCCGACTCCCCCCTGGGCTACGATGCCGTCAGCAGCTACGGCGAGCTCAACTTTCAGTATACCCCCGACCCGCGCCAGCAAATGCCGGGCGGCACTCACCCCGACTTGTACGGCAAGACGGTGTACATGCCCGGCTTCACGGAGCAGGAACTCATTGGCCCCGACCAGAAAACCAAGTCCTACCGGGTACAGGGCGCGTTGTCGTACCTGATTAAGGATGACCTGCAACTGACGCTGGAGGCCAAGTACGCCACCGGCACGTCCACGTATCAGAATATCAGCCGCTTCCGCATCAAGGACCTGGGTACGAACCAGTACCGGGCCGAGCTGAAAAGCGCCAAGGGCTTTATCCGGGCCTATTCCACCGAGGACTTCACCGGCAACAGCTACGAGTTTACTCAGCTCGGCGCTCTACTGCTGAACTCCCCGGCCCCGGTAAACACGCCGTACGGGTCCATGAGCTACGCCCAGCTGTATTTCACGACCTATAACGCGGCCTACAAGCAAGCCATTCAGCAGCCTTCCGTGACACCGGAGCAGGCCCAGGCTCGGGCCCGGCAGGCCGCCAATGCTACCCAGCTGCAGGCTTCTGACCCACGCTTTAGCGAGTTGCGCCGCCAGATTATTGCCAACGACGTACCCGGCCGCGGCGCCCAGCAGAACTTCAACTCGTTTCTGAACGACATCAGCGCCCAGCGCAGTTTCCAGGTGTCGGATTTTGGCACCGACCTGATTGTGGGCGGGGCGTACCGCGAATACCGCCTGGGCTCGGGCGGCAAGTTGTTCTCGGACACCGACGGGCAGCGCATCCGCAACTACGAGTTTGGGGCCTACTCCCAGCTTACCCAAACCGTGCTGCACGACCACCTCAAGCTAGCGTTGGCCGGCCGTGTGGATTACTTCCAGAACTTCTCCCCGGCATTGTCGCCCCGCGCTTCGGTCGTGTATTCCTTCGGGCCCGACCAGCGTCACAACTTCCGCGGCAGCTACTCGGCCGCTTACCGCAGCCCCTCCCAGCTGGAGCAGTACGGGCAGTCGGATGTGACTACGTTTATCGTGCTGGGCAACATTGGGCGGGGTTTCCAGGGCTACGGCTTCACCGATGCGGCCGGCCGGCCCTACGGCACGCCCGGGGTTCCGCTGTCGGCCTTCGCAATCACGCTGCCCAAGCTGACACTGGAACACGCCCAGACCGTGGAAATAGGTTACAAAGGCATGATTTTACCCAAGCTGTACGCCGACGTGAGCTACTTCCGCAGCCTCTACACCGACTTCGTGGGCGCCAAAACCTTTGCCGGCAACGTGGACGGCTCCCGCCCCACCCAGCAGCAGCTCGACGAAGGCCTGCCTACTCTTTCCGACCGAACCAAGCCCACGCGCTTCATCTTTAGCTGGTACAACCACGACCAGCAGGTCCGCACCCAGGGCGCCACGCTGGGCCTGGCTTACCACCTGCACAAGGCCGTGAGCCTGAGCGGCAACTACTCACTTAACGTGCTAGACCGCAGCAACCTGCCCAACGATTTTCAAACATTCTTCAACACGCCCAAGCACAAATTCAACCTGGCCGCTACCGGCACTGTGGTTCCGAACCTGACTTACTCCCTGAATTACCGCTGGGCCCAGGGGCACCGCCAGGAACTGCCCTTTGCCTCGGGCACCGTGCGCGACTATAGCTCCACCGACGCTTACCTGGGCTACACCCTGCCCAAGCTTTCGACCACCTTCCAGGCGGGCGTGTCCAACCTCTTCGACACGAACAACATCCAGATTGTCGGGGGGCCGCAAATCGGCCGCCTGGGATTTCTAGGCGTGCTGGTGAATGTGAAATAG